Proteins encoded together in one Xiphophorus maculatus strain JP 163 A chromosome 13, X_maculatus-5.0-male, whole genome shotgun sequence window:
- the LOC102231776 gene encoding mitochondrial import receptor subunit TOM40 homolog isoform X4: MVFLSSAPPRMGSVLAASAAPAPPLPPGFGLPPLPPPATGSGPQREAKNVLPNPGAFEQCHQKCKEVFPTQVNGVRLVLNKALSKHFQVNHSLQLSSTEDSGYRFGTVFVGSGQAGPAEFYPVLVGDVDSSGSLNAQVIHRVTDRIRSKVVFQTHQQTFVTWKADTEFRGEDFTAAVAFTNPDVLDDSGMVITHYLQSVTPALAMGGQLVYRRRPGDEASFLSLVGRYTGSNFVGALTLGWASVQASYYHRASDKLQLGVELETGAFLEDSSVTFGYQLDVPEANLQFKGVINSNWVVGATLEKKLLPLPLSLVLCSFLNHQKNKFHCGFGVVIG; the protein is encoded by the exons ATGGTCTTTCTCTCCTCAGCGCCTCCCAGGATGGGCAGCGTTTTAGCCGCCAGCGCCGCCCCGGCGCCGCCGTTGCCGCCGGGCTTCGGGTTGCCTCCGCTCCCTCCTCCTGCGACTGGATCCGGACCGCAGCGGGAGGCGAAGAACGTTCTGCCCAACCCCGGAGCGTTTGAGCAGTGTCATCAGAAATGTAAAG AGGTTTTCCCGACGCAGGTGAACGGAGTCCGACTCGTCCTGAACAAGGCGCTGAGCAAACACTTCCAG GTGAATCATTCTCTGCAGCTCAGCTCCACAGAAGACTCCGGCTACAGGTTCGGAACGGTATTCGTCGGATCCGGTCAGGCCGGTCCTGCTGAG TTCTACCCAGTCCTGGTGGGCGACGTGGACAGCAGCGGCAGCCTGAACGCCCAGGTCATCCATCGGGTCACCGACAGGATCCGGTCCAAAGTGGTTTTCCAG ACCCACCAGCAGACGTTCGTGACCTGGAAGGCCGACACCGAGTTCAGGGGCGAGGATTTCACGGCGGCGGTAGCCTTCACCAACCCAGACGTCCTCGACGATTCTG GGATGGTCATCACACACTACCTGCAGTCCGTAACTCCGGCTCTGGCTATGGGAGGACAGCTGGTGTATCGGCGTCGCCCCGGAGACGAGGCGTCCTTTCTGTCGCTAGTGGGCAGGTACACAG GAAGTAACTTTGTCGGCGCGCTGACCCTCGGCTGGGCCAGCGTTCAAGCGTCGTACTACCACAGAGCCAGCGACaag CTGCAGCTCGGCGTGGAGCTGGAGACCGGCGCCTTTCTGGAGGACAGCAGCGTGACGTTCGGCTACCAGCTGGATGTTCCTGAAGCTAACCTGCAGTTCAAAG GTGTGATCAACAGCAACTGGGTCGTCGGAGCGACGCTGGAGAAGAAGCTCCTCCCACTTCCTCTCTCCCTGGTGCTCTGCTCCTTCCTGAACCACCAGAAGAACAAATTCCACTGCGGCTTCGGCGTCGTGATTGGCTAG
- the LOC102231776 gene encoding mitochondrial import receptor subunit TOM40 homolog isoform X3 yields the protein MGSVLAASAAPAPPLPPGFGLPPLPPPATGSGPQREAKNVLPNPGAFEQCHQKCKGNGSGASEGAALRLEVTGSFSSSEVFPTQVNGVRLVLNKALSKHFQVNHSLQLSSTEDSGYRFGTVFVGSGQAGPAEFYPVLVGDVDSSGSLNAQVIHRVTDRIRSKVVFQTHQQTFVTWKADTEFRGEDFTAAVAFTNPDVLDDSGMVITHYLQSVTPALAMGGQLVYRRRPGDEASFLSLVGRYTGSNFVGALTLGWASVQASYYHRASDKLQLGVELETGAFLEDSSVTFGYQLDVPEANLQFKGVINSNWVVGATLEKKLLPLPLSLVLCSFLNHQKNKFHCGFGVVIG from the exons ATGGGCAGCGTTTTAGCCGCCAGCGCCGCCCCGGCGCCGCCGTTGCCGCCGGGCTTCGGGTTGCCTCCGCTCCCTCCTCCTGCGACTGGATCCGGACCGCAGCGGGAGGCGAAGAACGTTCTGCCCAACCCCGGAGCGTTTGAGCAGTGTCATCAGAAATGTAAAGGTAACGGAAGCGGCGCGTCTGAAGGCGCTGCGCTGCGGCTGGAGGTAACCGGAAGCTTCTCCTCCTCAGAGGTTTTCCCGACGCAGGTGAACGGAGTCCGACTCGTCCTGAACAAGGCGCTGAGCAAACACTTCCAG GTGAATCATTCTCTGCAGCTCAGCTCCACAGAAGACTCCGGCTACAGGTTCGGAACGGTATTCGTCGGATCCGGTCAGGCCGGTCCTGCTGAG TTCTACCCAGTCCTGGTGGGCGACGTGGACAGCAGCGGCAGCCTGAACGCCCAGGTCATCCATCGGGTCACCGACAGGATCCGGTCCAAAGTGGTTTTCCAG ACCCACCAGCAGACGTTCGTGACCTGGAAGGCCGACACCGAGTTCAGGGGCGAGGATTTCACGGCGGCGGTAGCCTTCACCAACCCAGACGTCCTCGACGATTCTG GGATGGTCATCACACACTACCTGCAGTCCGTAACTCCGGCTCTGGCTATGGGAGGACAGCTGGTGTATCGGCGTCGCCCCGGAGACGAGGCGTCCTTTCTGTCGCTAGTGGGCAGGTACACAG GAAGTAACTTTGTCGGCGCGCTGACCCTCGGCTGGGCCAGCGTTCAAGCGTCGTACTACCACAGAGCCAGCGACaag CTGCAGCTCGGCGTGGAGCTGGAGACCGGCGCCTTTCTGGAGGACAGCAGCGTGACGTTCGGCTACCAGCTGGATGTTCCTGAAGCTAACCTGCAGTTCAAAG GTGTGATCAACAGCAACTGGGTCGTCGGAGCGACGCTGGAGAAGAAGCTCCTCCCACTTCCTCTCTCCCTGGTGCTCTGCTCCTTCCTGAACCACCAGAAGAACAAATTCCACTGCGGCTTCGGCGTCGTGATTGGCTAG
- the LOC102231776 gene encoding mitochondrial import receptor subunit TOM40 homolog isoform X2, with translation MVFLSSAPPRMGSVLAASAAPAPPLPPGFGLPPLPPPATGSGPQREAKNVLPNPGAFEQCHQKCKGNGSGASEGAALRLEVTGSFSSSEVFPTQVNGVRLVLNKALSKHFQLSSTEDSGYRFGTVFVGSGQAGPAEFYPVLVGDVDSSGSLNAQVIHRVTDRIRSKVVFQTHQQTFVTWKADTEFRGEDFTAAVAFTNPDVLDDSGMVITHYLQSVTPALAMGGQLVYRRRPGDEASFLSLVGRYTGSNFVGALTLGWASVQASYYHRASDKLQLGVELETGAFLEDSSVTFGYQLDVPEANLQFKGVINSNWVVGATLEKKLLPLPLSLVLCSFLNHQKNKFHCGFGVVIG, from the exons ATGGTCTTTCTCTCCTCAGCGCCTCCCAGGATGGGCAGCGTTTTAGCCGCCAGCGCCGCCCCGGCGCCGCCGTTGCCGCCGGGCTTCGGGTTGCCTCCGCTCCCTCCTCCTGCGACTGGATCCGGACCGCAGCGGGAGGCGAAGAACGTTCTGCCCAACCCCGGAGCGTTTGAGCAGTGTCATCAGAAATGTAAAGGTAACGGAAGCGGCGCGTCTGAAGGCGCTGCGCTGCGGCTGGAGGTAACCGGAAGCTTCTCCTCCTCAGAGGTTTTCCCGACGCAGGTGAACGGAGTCCGACTCGTCCTGAACAAGGCGCTGAGCAAACACTTCCAG CTCAGCTCCACAGAAGACTCCGGCTACAGGTTCGGAACGGTATTCGTCGGATCCGGTCAGGCCGGTCCTGCTGAG TTCTACCCAGTCCTGGTGGGCGACGTGGACAGCAGCGGCAGCCTGAACGCCCAGGTCATCCATCGGGTCACCGACAGGATCCGGTCCAAAGTGGTTTTCCAG ACCCACCAGCAGACGTTCGTGACCTGGAAGGCCGACACCGAGTTCAGGGGCGAGGATTTCACGGCGGCGGTAGCCTTCACCAACCCAGACGTCCTCGACGATTCTG GGATGGTCATCACACACTACCTGCAGTCCGTAACTCCGGCTCTGGCTATGGGAGGACAGCTGGTGTATCGGCGTCGCCCCGGAGACGAGGCGTCCTTTCTGTCGCTAGTGGGCAGGTACACAG GAAGTAACTTTGTCGGCGCGCTGACCCTCGGCTGGGCCAGCGTTCAAGCGTCGTACTACCACAGAGCCAGCGACaag CTGCAGCTCGGCGTGGAGCTGGAGACCGGCGCCTTTCTGGAGGACAGCAGCGTGACGTTCGGCTACCAGCTGGATGTTCCTGAAGCTAACCTGCAGTTCAAAG GTGTGATCAACAGCAACTGGGTCGTCGGAGCGACGCTGGAGAAGAAGCTCCTCCCACTTCCTCTCTCCCTGGTGCTCTGCTCCTTCCTGAACCACCAGAAGAACAAATTCCACTGCGGCTTCGGCGTCGTGATTGGCTAG
- the LOC102231776 gene encoding mitochondrial import receptor subunit TOM40 homolog isoform X1 — MVFLSSAPPRMGSVLAASAAPAPPLPPGFGLPPLPPPATGSGPQREAKNVLPNPGAFEQCHQKCKGNGSGASEGAALRLEVTGSFSSSEVFPTQVNGVRLVLNKALSKHFQVNHSLQLSSTEDSGYRFGTVFVGSGQAGPAEFYPVLVGDVDSSGSLNAQVIHRVTDRIRSKVVFQTHQQTFVTWKADTEFRGEDFTAAVAFTNPDVLDDSGMVITHYLQSVTPALAMGGQLVYRRRPGDEASFLSLVGRYTGSNFVGALTLGWASVQASYYHRASDKLQLGVELETGAFLEDSSVTFGYQLDVPEANLQFKGVINSNWVVGATLEKKLLPLPLSLVLCSFLNHQKNKFHCGFGVVIG; from the exons ATGGTCTTTCTCTCCTCAGCGCCTCCCAGGATGGGCAGCGTTTTAGCCGCCAGCGCCGCCCCGGCGCCGCCGTTGCCGCCGGGCTTCGGGTTGCCTCCGCTCCCTCCTCCTGCGACTGGATCCGGACCGCAGCGGGAGGCGAAGAACGTTCTGCCCAACCCCGGAGCGTTTGAGCAGTGTCATCAGAAATGTAAAGGTAACGGAAGCGGCGCGTCTGAAGGCGCTGCGCTGCGGCTGGAGGTAACCGGAAGCTTCTCCTCCTCAGAGGTTTTCCCGACGCAGGTGAACGGAGTCCGACTCGTCCTGAACAAGGCGCTGAGCAAACACTTCCAG GTGAATCATTCTCTGCAGCTCAGCTCCACAGAAGACTCCGGCTACAGGTTCGGAACGGTATTCGTCGGATCCGGTCAGGCCGGTCCTGCTGAG TTCTACCCAGTCCTGGTGGGCGACGTGGACAGCAGCGGCAGCCTGAACGCCCAGGTCATCCATCGGGTCACCGACAGGATCCGGTCCAAAGTGGTTTTCCAG ACCCACCAGCAGACGTTCGTGACCTGGAAGGCCGACACCGAGTTCAGGGGCGAGGATTTCACGGCGGCGGTAGCCTTCACCAACCCAGACGTCCTCGACGATTCTG GGATGGTCATCACACACTACCTGCAGTCCGTAACTCCGGCTCTGGCTATGGGAGGACAGCTGGTGTATCGGCGTCGCCCCGGAGACGAGGCGTCCTTTCTGTCGCTAGTGGGCAGGTACACAG GAAGTAACTTTGTCGGCGCGCTGACCCTCGGCTGGGCCAGCGTTCAAGCGTCGTACTACCACAGAGCCAGCGACaag CTGCAGCTCGGCGTGGAGCTGGAGACCGGCGCCTTTCTGGAGGACAGCAGCGTGACGTTCGGCTACCAGCTGGATGTTCCTGAAGCTAACCTGCAGTTCAAAG GTGTGATCAACAGCAACTGGGTCGTCGGAGCGACGCTGGAGAAGAAGCTCCTCCCACTTCCTCTCTCCCTGGTGCTCTGCTCCTTCCTGAACCACCAGAAGAACAAATTCCACTGCGGCTTCGGCGTCGTGATTGGCTAG